Genomic segment of Tautonia rosea:
CCGCCTGGAGCGCTTCATCGTAATGTCCCAACGCTTCAAGACAACGGGCTTTGAGGACTAGCGAAAATCCAAGCGTGTTGACCGGATCCGCTTCGTCAGGTTGGAGCTCGCGCCAGCGTTCAAGGGCTGGGAGCAATTCTGCGGCGACTTCGAGTGCTTCCTGGTAGTTTTTCTCCCTGCGGTTTTCGATCAAGACACCCATCAAGATGCGACACTCGGTGGCCACTAGCTCAGCCGATGCGGGATACAGCCTGGCCAGCCTCTGGGCCTCCGCTCGGTAAAGTGCGGTCGTCTGACGCGCCTCCTCGATTCGACCCAGCTTGATCGACAAGGTCTCTCGTGTTTGCAACAGATCGATGTATCTGAGTCCTACCGTCAAATCGTCCGGTTGCTTTGCTCGCGTCGATTCGACATGTCGGCGGTAACGCTCGCAGGTCTGTTCCGCTTCAGGGATCAGGCCATTCAGAAACTGAACTGTACAAAGTGAGGACAGCGCAGCTCCGTAGCGTTCCGCGGCGTCTCTATCGTCGGGTCTAAGCGCGACCAGTTGCTGATGGAGCGCAGCGGCGTCCTCCATCGATTCGAGCATCACGGCTGTCGCGTTGGGCACCTCGAAGAGCTTCTCCGAGACTCGGTCGACCACACGGCTCAGCGCATCCTGACTCAGCTGGAATGCCTTCTCTGACTCGGCCCTCGAGATCATCAACGCTGTATTGGTCTGCGAAATTTCGTGTGCTGCCCGCTGAAGCGAAATCGACGCTCCTGTCGCGGCAACGAGGAGAGCCGCTCCTGTGCCCAACGTCGCTGCCTGCCAGGGTCGTCTTCTCACCCATCTATTCCAGCGCTCGAGTCGGGTTGACGGTCGAGCCAGAATTGGCTGACCTGAGAGCCAGCGTCCCAGGTCGTCTCGAAACGCGGCGGCCGTCTGGTATCGCTTGTCGCGGTCGATGGTCATGGCCTTTGAGCAGATGGTCTCAAGATCGCGCGGAATGTCGTCGTTCAGCTCTCGCGCCGGCTTCGGCTCGTGATGAGCGACTTGATGAAGTACCCGGTGCGGGAGGCCATGAAACGGAACCGTCCCAGTCAAGCACTCGTAGAGAGTGACGCCCAGCGAATAAACATCCGCCCGCGGATCGTTGAGCGCCTTTGCGTCATTTAGACTCTCGGGGCATAGATACTCGGGAGTGCCGAGCAGTCGTGAGCCGTCCGCTGTCGATAGCTCGCTCGAGACCGTCAGCCGAGCCAGGCCGAAATCCCCCAGTTTGGCCCGGCCGTCGTTCTCGTCGATCAGAATGTTGCCCGACTTCACGTCCCGGTGCACCATCCCCGCAGCATGCACGGCCGCCAGCGCGTCGGCCACTTGCCTGACATAGTCGGCAGCTCTGCGAGGCGAAAGACAACTCTCGCCCTGAACCAAGCGTCTGAGCGATCGCCCTTCAATCAAAGGCATGACCAGAAACAGCCCACCGTTTTCGAGCCTCCCCAACCCGTGAATGGGTACCAGATGGTCGTGACGCAGGAGAGCCGAGGCACGCGCCTCGCGCACCAGCGCCTCGCCGCCCTCCGACTCTACGCGGTCGGGCCGCAGGCACTTGATCGCCACCATGCGATGGAGCGTTGTGTCCCACGCGCTGTAGACTACACCTGCCCCACCCCTCCCCAGCAGCCGCTCGATTCGGTACCCGTCGACTTTCGGATGGTTCAGCAAAGTGCTGGGGTCTGGCCCGGAATCAAGGCTGCGAACTCGACCTTGCTCCAACCGCTTCAGTCGCTCGACGATCTGATCATCAGAGTCGCTGGCCGAGTCCGGCTGCAGATTGGAGAAGTCCGACAGCATCGCCGGCTCGGTGAGTGTATCGAGCCTCGCTTGACAGCGCTGACAGCTCTCAAGGTGCCGTCTCAGATTGTCAGCCGTCTCATGTTCGAGTGTTTCGTCAACAAGGCGGCACCACTGCTCATCAGACGGACAATCGAGATTGTTCATGGAAGGCAACCGGCCCAGGCATTAACTTGGAAGGGGCAAGTCGTTGGTCAACTCCTCAACTATCGCAGAGACCCGCTTCAGGACGCGCGACTTGGCCACATAAACCCAGTCGAGCGGCACCTCGAACTCTTGCGCCACCTGAGAAGGCGTCTTGCGGTGGATCCAGACGCCCTCGAACACGTTCCACGTTCGCGGCTCGAAATGCGGCCTGCACTCCTGCAATGCCACGGCCAGAATGTGGCGAGCGAATGCTTCGTTCCAAGCAGGGTCGTTGTCGGCCAAGTCGTCCATTCTCAGAAATTCGACAGCGGACCTGGGTTGATGGCGTTTCTGATATCGCCTCACTTCGTTACGTACCACAGTACCTAGCCAGTCTCGAAACCGGCCTCGATCCGGGCGGTACTCGAACGAACGCAACGACTGGAATACGCGAGTTAGCACCTGTTGGGCCACATCCTCCGCTTCGTCCCACTTCAGGCCCCTGCGTCGGCAGTCTGCCAGGATCAATCGCCCATACACTCCCACGAATCGACGCCAGGCCTCATTGTCTGAGGCATCTCTTACCCGCACGAGCAAGCTCGGTCGGGTTTCGAGGTCGTCTGGCTCCACGCTCATAAATACCCTCTCAGAATTGACGACTTGCGCGGCCTTCGAAAAAAAACGCACGATGACACTGCTCCGCGCAAGGTCGAGGTGATGGACGGGTACTTGGTTGATGTAGGCAATCTTGCGACCTCATCATTCTGGGTGGGCTCTCCCATGCGCCGCAAGGCATCTTCCCGGGCACGTCTCGATTTCGAATCGCTCGAAAAGCGTGAGCTGTTGGCGACTTATCGCTGGCTTGGAGGCAACGTCAACACCAGCGGTCTCTATGCCTGGGACCTCCCGGCCAATTGGTTCAACGAAGATCTGGGTCAGGCCGGACAGGGTGTGCCAGGTGCGGAAGATACAGCCCGTATCGTCGACAATAGGACTCGGGTCGACCTGTCTCGTGACGTCACTGTCGGCACGCTCCTCGTTGGCGGGAGTTTCCGTGACCAGAACCATCAGATTCAGACCCAGGGACACACGCTCACGTTTGGTGGCGGCGCGATCAACGCCGGTTGGCTCTTTGGATCGTTCGTCAATACTGGAGAGCTGACGATCAATGCCCTAACGGGTGCCCAGGATTGGCCTCTGTCGATCACCGGGGATCTCACCAACACTGGGACGATCGACGTTCAGAGCGGAACTCTTCGGACGGTCATCCCGGTCGGTGGGGGGCTCCAGACAACACTCGTCAATACCGACGAGGCCGAGATTCGCATCCATGAGGGAGCGACGCTCGGTGCAGGCCAGACCTGGATCGGCAATATCCAGAATCACGGTACGATCGCGAAGGTGGGGGGTGCCGGTCCAGGAATACTTGGCATGCCCGTCATCAACCTGCCGGGCGGAGCGTTCCGAGTCGACTCAGGGACGCTTCAGCTTACAGGCTCCAATCACCGCTTCTCCGGTGGTGAAATCGTGGTCGCCCCAGGCACCCTCTTCGAGGTTACACTTGAGTTCATTGGCGGAACAACCACACAAGTGACCGACCCGCTTATAATCTCCGGTGGCGGCACGGTTCAATTGAAGCGTGGTGAGATCCAGCTCAACTCCTCCTTGTTCATCAAAGACAACACAGCCTTTCTGCTCGAGAGTGGCGATTTCGCTCAAAGCAGTCGTATCTCCGGCTCAGGATCGCTCGAATCGGGCACAATCGATATCCGCAAGGGCTGGCTCTCTTTTGCGAGGCTGACGAATCGGGGCGAGGTCCGGTTCTCGGGGCAAGGTTCGAGTGAGTCTGTGCTTCACGGATCGACGCTGATCAACGAGGGATTGGTCGTTTTCGATGCACCGAGCATCGAGATCGCCGGATCGGGGCTCACGAACACCACCACGGGCACGATCGACATTGTTCGTAGCGGCCAGCTTCATTACGGCATCTTTGGCGGCTCGGCTTCCAATTTCCGTGAATGGCGCAACGAAGGACTCATTCACCAGCATGCAGGGGTCGAGAGCTTCAGCATTGCATCCGTTCAGTTCATCAACAGAGGGGGCACCATCCAGGTCGACGTAGGCACCTTCGACCTCTCGGGAAACATCGTGAGTGGC
This window contains:
- a CDS encoding serine/threonine protein kinase; translation: MLSDFSNLQPDSASDSDDQIVERLKRLEQGRVRSLDSGPDPSTLLNHPKVDGYRIERLLGRGGAGVVYSAWDTTLHRMVAIKCLRPDRVESEGGEALVREARASALLRHDHLVPIHGLGRLENGGLFLVMPLIEGRSLRRLVQGESCLSPRRAADYVRQVADALAAVHAAGMVHRDVKSGNILIDENDGRAKLGDFGLARLTVSSELSTADGSRLLGTPEYLCPESLNDAKALNDPRADVYSLGVTLYECLTGTVPFHGLPHRVLHQVAHHEPKPARELNDDIPRDLETICSKAMTIDRDKRYQTAAAFRDDLGRWLSGQPILARPSTRLERWNRWVRRRPWQAATLGTGAALLVAATGASISLQRAAHEISQTNTALMISRAESEKAFQLSQDALSRVVDRVSEKLFEVPNATAVMLESMEDAAALHQQLVALRPDDRDAAERYGAALSSLCTVQFLNGLIPEAEQTCERYRRHVESTRAKQPDDLTVGLRYIDLLQTRETLSIKLGRIEEARQTTALYRAEAQRLARLYPASAELVATECRILMGVLIENRREKNYQEALEVAAELLPALERWRELQPDEADPVNTLGFSLVLKARCLEALGHYDEALQAVAKAESVYQSPELRDLPKRDQDWNEIQVLKIRSRITLASNSEEAESHLLRQEQALRHQIRLYPEDALREDLVLTLIDLGKLLTQSNTSRAKEIFEESRNQAQQLIADVPEVDRYRELLRSIESILAE
- a CDS encoding sigma-70 family RNA polymerase sigma factor; this translates as MSVEPDDLETRPSLLVRVRDASDNEAWRRFVGVYGRLILADCRRRGLKWDEAEDVAQQVLTRVFQSLRSFEYRPDRGRFRDWLGTVVRNEVRRYQKRHQPRSAVEFLRMDDLADNDPAWNEAFARHILAVALQECRPHFEPRTWNVFEGVWIHRKTPSQVAQEFEVPLDWVYVAKSRVLKRVSAIVEELTNDLPLPS